In Rosa chinensis cultivar Old Blush chromosome 1, RchiOBHm-V2, whole genome shotgun sequence, a genomic segment contains:
- the LOC112181755 gene encoding phenylacetaldehyde synthase — MGNLPFHHDSHETTSAPITKSLDPEELRKYGHMVVDFIADYYQNIEKYPVLSRVQPGYLRKCLPDSAPYDPEPISTILKDVQDHIVPGLTHWQSPNFFAYFSSTASTAGFLGEMLTTGLNVVGFNWVSSPAATELENIVMDWLADMLQLPKSFHFSGNGGGVLHGSTCEAIVCTMAAARDQMLRRIGSENLGNLVVYGSDQTHSTLQKASQILGINMENFRAIKTTKSTEFALSPEMLRLTISSDLEEGLVPLFVCATIGTTATTAIDPLEALCHVAKEYGVWVHVDGAYAGSACICPEFRHFIDGVEGANSFTFNPHKWLFTGMDCCCLWVKNPSALVLSLSTNPEFLRNTASNSKQVVDYKDWQIALSRRFRALRVWLVLRSYGVANLRNFIRSHVKMAKTFEGLVRMDKRFEIVVPRDFSLVCFRISPSALISRDEDGEIGMINEVNCKLLDAINASGKAYMTHAVVGGIFLLRCAIGATLTEEKHIVQAWKVVQDHAQAILNMH, encoded by the coding sequence ATGGGTAACCTCCCATTCCACCATGATTCACATGAAACCACCTCTGCCCCCATCACCAAATCCCTAGACCCTGAAGAATTGAGGAAATACGGCCACATGGTCGTAGACTTCATCGCAGATTATTACCAAAACATAGAGAAATACCCAGTTCTAAGCCGAGTGCAACCTGGTTATTTGAGAAAATGCCTACCAGATTCTGCCCCATATGACCCTGAACCCATATCAACCATCCTTAAAGATGTTCAGGACCACATTGTTCCTGGCCTAACACATTGGCAAAGTCCAAATTTCTTTGCATACTTCTCTTCAACTGCTAGCACTGCTGGGTTTCTCGGTGAAATGCTCACCACTGGACTTAATGTGGTGGGGTTCAACTGGGTTTCATCACCAGCAGCAACCGAGCTCGAAAACATAGTCATGGATTGGTTGGCAGACATGCTTCAGCTTCCCAAGTCTTTCCATTTCTCTGGCAACGGAGGCGGTGTGTTACATGGGAGTACTTGTGAGGCCATTGTTTGCACAATGGCAGCTGCCAGAGACCAAATGCTACGCCGAATTGGTAGCGAGAATTTGGGAAATCTTGTTGTGTATGGTTCAGACCAAACACATAGCACACTTCAGAAAGCTTCCCAAATTCTTGGAATCAACATGGAGAACTTCCGGGCCATCAAGACTACAAAGTCAACTGAATTTGCACTATCACCTGAGATGCTAAGATTGACAATAAGTTCAGACCTAGAAGAAGGGTTAGTGCCACTCTTTGTATGTGCCACAATAGGCACAACCGCAACCACTGCTATTGATCCATTGGAGGCACTATGTCATGTAGCAAAAGAATACGGCGTGTGGGTTCATGTGGATGGTGCATATGCTGGAAGCGCATGCATTTGTCCAGAGTTTCGACATTTCATTGATGGCGTAGAGGGCGCAAACTCTTTTACTTTTAACCCCCATAAGTGGTTATTCACTGGAATGGATTGCTGCTGCCTTTGGGTTAAGAATCCGAGTGCATTGGTACTTTCATTGTCAACGAATCCAGAGTTTTTGAGGAACACAGCCAGTAACTCAAAGCAAGTTGTGGACTACAAAGACTGGCAAATAGCACTGAGCCGGAGGTTCCGAGCATTGAGGGTATGGCTTGTGCTAAGAAGCTACGGCGTGGCCAACCTTCGAAACTTTATACGTAGCCATGTCAAAATGGCCAAGACTTTTGAAGGgcttgtgagaatggacaagaggtTTGAGATTGTGGTGCCTAGAGACTTCTCCTTGGTCTGCTTTAGAATTTCACCATCGGCGTTGATCAGTAGGGATGAGGATGGTGAGATCGGTATGATAAACGAGGTCAACTGCAAGCTGCTAGATGCCATCAACGCATCAGGTAAAGCATACATGACCCATGCTGTGGTTGGAGGTATCTTTCTGCTGCGGTGCGCCATTGGTGCTACTCTGACAGAAGAAAAGCACATAGTCCAGGCTTGGAAGGTGGTGCAAGACCATGCACAAGCCATCCTCAATATGCATTGA